Proteins encoded together in one bacterium window:
- a CDS encoding redoxin domain-containing protein, whose protein sequence is MINEGDRAPDFTLKDQFGRDVSLSDFAGRRHVLLVFYPLDWTPT, encoded by the coding sequence ATGATCAACGAAGGTGACCGGGCTCCGGATTTCACGCTCAAGGACCAGTTCGGGCGGGACGTCTCCCTCTCGGATTTCGCGGGCCGCAGGCACGTCCTGCTGGTCTTCTACCCTCTCGACTGGACGCCCACCTGA
- a CDS encoding redoxin domain-containing protein, translated as MPALEAQLNEFQAAHTQVLGVSIDSHYCHANWARDLGGISFPLLADFQPKGAMASAYGLYLDGPGITDRATVLIDAGGVVRHASSVGPAGKRDIGELVSLAEGVDGGFDGSREDFAAAAGTPGAVVYLKDACGSSRAVRVAMDNLHLGSVEVRNVSKDATALEALKAASGAETAPCLVVGGQATPESAAIITRLADDAAPIR; from the coding sequence GTGCCTGCGCTGGAAGCGCAGCTCAACGAGTTTCAGGCGGCCCACACCCAGGTCCTGGGTGTCAGTATCGATAGCCACTATTGCCACGCCAATTGGGCTCGCGATCTGGGTGGTATCTCCTTCCCCTTGCTCGCGGATTTCCAGCCCAAGGGTGCCATGGCGAGTGCCTACGGCCTGTATCTCGACGGGCCGGGCATTACCGACCGAGCGACGGTCCTGATCGACGCGGGCGGCGTGGTCCGTCATGCCTCTTCGGTGGGTCCGGCTGGCAAGCGAGATATCGGTGAGCTCGTTTCCCTGGCCGAGGGGGTCGACGGCGGTTTCGACGGCAGCCGTGAAGACTTCGCGGCTGCAGCCGGTACACCCGGCGCTGTCGTCTATCTGAAGGATGCGTGTGGCTCCTCCCGTGCGGTTCGCGTGGCGATGGACAACTTGCATCTCGGCAGCGTCGAAGTGCGCAATGTCAGCAAGGATGCGACGGCTCTCGAGGCGCTCAAGGCTGCCTCCGGCGCAGAGACCGCACCTTGTCTCGTCGTGGGCGGGCAGGCAACGCCGGAATCGGCGGCGATCATCACTCGCCTGGCCGACGACGCAGCTCCGATTCGTTAG